The following coding sequences lie in one Candidatus Neptunochlamydia sp. REUL1 genomic window:
- a CDS encoding filamentous hemagglutinin N-terminal domain-containing protein, with amino-acid sequence MWLIIFFIFACSLWGNPSGMETIKGSCSLQKVGQNLQVGASDGAIIYWKDFSIALQEHVEFIQPSTKAWVLNKVTGKRRSEIYGELTSNGQIVLINPNGILFGKESRVEVGGLIASSLKDVIVEGSISAKNGALALLGREVHISGEILSRVGKHAYVRAEENPYEIEVSKVGGRVYVHSEKKTIVTQSGLVRGENVYLLSDRVTHFHGKAHVGDIEISGRNGFYHDGEIQRTGCLLLDPESNVTISTTSSYNYNLKDGPSSDFSNITIDKLIEELGKGPVTITTSYQGEGGAPGSIILKEDIDHTFNSPYPLIFCTKSADGILIEGRLTNVGSGAIELIAPKATITGKLIGQNLKIEGDLSCLGELYGKNLTLSSEGPSKVSGKLMTDGGTLSWKTKGDILLTGEWGHLGGGALLIDGAQNFWIEEGALFYATNRTTELTIKNLSGSFSIERGLVSPGCAPLLISGPLGSVSLEGGRIDSMAPITINVGHHCHLHQSQITSQKPIHLSLGSELLLMKGSTLNSPLGVHVNAKGDLAILDTSLITGRGLFISAGETLTLLDHGSMRGGSGPVSIGAGKDLYLDGPNVQVEGGQVILLPGETLTLEDQAQVSSTLGSLSISAGSSIRLDDQTLISAQGGDLDLLVTEGSLHLYGESTVSSTTHGSSIILGKSLIMENFSKIRSIGEQGTTIVVDHLGSNGGIAMGINTLISTGHSPLKIFSSKRDFNTIEGTLNGYRYSPSLQYLSTNHEKWGTTYPSRLSNAPFTLFHKESGLIQIGKAKVSQVDFSRILTNYIGPFTAEMQRDLHPYDEFTNQAIFFTSEEEPYFIRKPNLYPIPDKNF; translated from the coding sequence TTGTGGTTAATCATTTTTTTTATTTTTGCGTGTTCTCTTTGGGGTAATCCTTCAGGAATGGAGACGATTAAGGGCTCCTGCAGTCTCCAAAAGGTGGGGCAAAATCTCCAAGTTGGAGCGAGCGATGGAGCCATCATCTATTGGAAAGACTTTTCGATTGCTTTACAAGAACATGTGGAGTTCATTCAACCTAGCACAAAGGCCTGGGTTCTTAACAAAGTTACAGGGAAGAGAAGGAGTGAAATTTATGGCGAGCTCACCAGTAACGGGCAAATTGTTCTTATCAATCCAAATGGCATCTTGTTTGGAAAAGAATCAAGGGTTGAAGTCGGGGGACTCATTGCATCGTCTTTGAAAGATGTCATCGTTGAAGGAAGCATCTCGGCAAAAAATGGTGCTCTTGCATTACTCGGAAGAGAGGTACATATCTCGGGAGAGATTCTTTCTCGAGTCGGGAAACATGCCTACGTGCGCGCTGAAGAAAACCCTTATGAAATTGAGGTCAGTAAGGTTGGGGGACGGGTCTATGTCCACTCTGAGAAAAAGACCATTGTTACCCAATCGGGATTGGTAAGGGGAGAAAATGTGTATCTTTTGTCAGACAGAGTCACCCATTTTCATGGGAAGGCTCACGTTGGGGATATCGAAATTTCTGGAAGAAACGGGTTTTATCATGATGGAGAGATCCAGCGAACAGGATGCCTTCTTCTCGACCCTGAATCAAATGTGACGATTAGTACAACCTCCTCTTACAATTATAATTTGAAGGATGGCCCCAGCTCGGACTTTAGTAATATTACCATTGATAAGCTTATTGAGGAACTTGGAAAGGGACCGGTTACGATCACCACATCCTACCAAGGCGAAGGAGGCGCACCGGGATCAATCATCCTTAAAGAGGATATCGACCACACTTTCAACAGCCCTTATCCTCTGATTTTTTGTACAAAAAGCGCGGATGGTATTTTGATCGAGGGAAGACTTACCAATGTTGGAAGTGGAGCGATAGAATTGATTGCTCCTAAAGCAACCATCACAGGAAAACTAATTGGGCAGAATCTCAAGATTGAGGGAGATCTTTCATGTTTGGGGGAACTCTATGGGAAGAACCTTACCCTATCATCTGAAGGACCAAGTAAAGTATCAGGAAAACTCATGACTGATGGGGGAACTCTATCTTGGAAAACAAAGGGAGATATCCTCTTGACTGGGGAATGGGGACATTTGGGAGGTGGCGCGCTTCTAATTGATGGAGCACAAAACTTTTGGATCGAAGAAGGGGCTCTTTTCTACGCCACAAATCGGACAACGGAACTCACAATCAAAAATCTAAGCGGGTCCTTTTCGATTGAGCGAGGGCTAGTTTCTCCAGGATGCGCTCCTCTTTTGATTTCAGGTCCCCTTGGCTCTGTATCTCTAGAGGGCGGGAGGATCGATTCTATGGCACCCATTACTATCAATGTGGGGCATCATTGCCACCTCCATCAAAGCCAAATCACCTCACAAAAACCGATCCATCTAAGTCTCGGAAGCGAACTTCTTTTAATGAAAGGCTCTACGCTAAATTCTCCCTTAGGGGTCCACGTGAATGCTAAAGGAGACCTTGCCATCCTTGATACCTCTTTAATTACAGGTCGCGGGCTTTTCATCAGCGCAGGGGAAACCCTCACTCTACTAGACCATGGCTCCATGAGAGGGGGATCGGGTCCCGTCTCTATCGGAGCGGGAAAAGACCTTTATCTTGATGGCCCAAATGTTCAAGTCGAGGGGGGACAAGTCATACTACTTCCCGGGGAAACCTTAACCCTTGAAGATCAAGCTCAGGTTTCTTCAACACTAGGATCATTGTCTATCTCGGCTGGATCATCGATCCGACTTGATGATCAAACGTTGATCAGCGCCCAGGGAGGAGATCTTGACTTGCTCGTCACTGAAGGGAGCCTTCATCTATATGGGGAAAGTACAGTTTCTTCTACAACGCACGGGAGCTCTATTATTCTTGGAAAATCTCTTATCATGGAAAACTTTTCTAAAATCAGGAGTATTGGAGAGCAAGGAACAACCATTGTCGTTGATCACCTGGGAAGTAATGGGGGAATTGCGATGGGAATCAATACGTTAATCTCTACAGGACACTCCCCTCTTAAGATCTTTTCTTCCAAGCGAGACTTTAATACTATTGAGGGAACCTTGAATGGGTACCGCTATTCTCCCTCTCTTCAATACTTAAGTACAAATCATGAAAAATGGGGAACAACGTACCCAAGCCGTTTATCTAACGCTCCTTTTACCCTCTTTCATAAAGAATCAGGCTTGATCCAAATTGGTAAAGCAAAAGTAAGCCAAGTCGATTTTTCTAGAATCTTGACAAATTATATAGGTCCATTCACGGCGGAGATGCAGCGAGACCTTCATCCTTATGATGAGTTTACGAATCAGGCAATTTTCTTTACCAGCGAAGAAGAGCCATATTTTATTCGAAAACCTAACCTCTATCCAATTCCTGATAAGAATTTTTAA
- a CDS encoding peptide ABC transporter substrate-binding protein, translated as MGGLESRLHIDCAAGECFVLSRMIEAFYRVVKVKFFLILLIVPFFIGCGKKQSGHDLESSSGGRCAQIPFYCSVRSLDPRVANDYPTAHVIRMLYEGLMRLGPDGEVVPGVAERYEVSEDQKTYTFYLRDSKWTNGDPVTAYDFEYAWKKSVSPQSAQTGAYTFYTILNAAACLEGTVDVDQVGVKALNEKTLVVDLEHPAPYFSYLTCCTTFAPVNKKVDLSNGDWVRNAGSFVSNGPFLLQEWKKDDFLLLKKSPHYWDNQQVQLSGVNIQIVQDATTQFYLYEKGSLDWLGEPFSPIALDIVTDHRLQDRLHYIESMGLSWFFMNTEQFPFTNKNFRKALSLSINRQELVDHVLQMQEKPATGILGSKLRLQEKPYFHDGDLEAARVHFEMALEELGVTKEELGPLVVRSRSRSLEIRIIQAIQEQWRKAFGIQVEIEQSDWPVHFTTISKGNFQIGEMAWFSWIADPFYMLETFRKRHLSANMCRWEHPLYYQYLDKADFELDQVKRKELFRNAEALLMEEMPIIPLYFHNLTYLKNPKLHGVYVSPLKEIDLKYAYFSSKED; from the coding sequence TTGGGAGGTCTAGAATCTCGGCTTCACATTGACTGTGCGGCGGGTGAATGTTTTGTTTTGTCTCGCATGATTGAAGCTTTTTACAGGGTGGTAAAAGTGAAATTTTTTTTGATTCTTCTTATCGTTCCTTTTTTTATTGGATGTGGCAAGAAACAGTCCGGGCATGATCTAGAGAGTAGTTCTGGTGGCCGATGCGCTCAAATTCCTTTTTATTGTTCCGTACGCTCGCTTGATCCCAGGGTTGCAAATGATTATCCTACAGCGCATGTGATTCGGATGCTGTATGAGGGGCTCATGCGCTTAGGGCCAGATGGGGAAGTCGTTCCGGGTGTGGCTGAGAGATATGAGGTCTCAGAGGATCAAAAGACCTATACGTTTTACCTTCGAGATTCTAAATGGACGAATGGGGACCCTGTCACTGCCTACGATTTCGAGTATGCATGGAAAAAATCCGTGTCTCCGCAATCTGCTCAAACAGGGGCGTATACGTTTTATACCATTCTAAACGCAGCAGCTTGTTTAGAGGGAACGGTAGATGTCGATCAAGTGGGAGTCAAAGCGCTTAATGAAAAGACTCTGGTTGTGGATTTGGAGCACCCTGCTCCCTATTTTTCTTACTTGACATGCTGTACAACCTTTGCCCCTGTTAACAAAAAAGTAGACCTGTCAAATGGGGACTGGGTAAGGAATGCAGGAAGTTTTGTTTCAAATGGGCCATTTTTACTTCAAGAGTGGAAAAAAGATGATTTTCTATTGCTTAAGAAAAGTCCGCACTACTGGGATAACCAGCAGGTACAACTCAGTGGAGTAAACATCCAAATTGTTCAAGATGCAACAACTCAATTTTATCTGTACGAAAAGGGTTCTCTTGACTGGTTAGGCGAACCCTTCTCGCCGATCGCTCTCGATATTGTTACGGATCATAGACTGCAGGATAGACTGCATTATATTGAATCTATGGGATTGAGTTGGTTTTTTATGAATACAGAGCAGTTTCCATTCACAAACAAAAACTTTCGCAAAGCGCTTTCCCTTTCGATCAATAGACAAGAGCTTGTTGATCATGTGCTGCAAATGCAAGAAAAGCCTGCAACGGGAATTTTAGGTTCCAAATTAAGACTCCAAGAAAAGCCCTACTTTCACGATGGAGATCTAGAAGCTGCACGCGTGCATTTCGAAATGGCTTTGGAAGAACTTGGTGTGACAAAGGAGGAGCTGGGACCTTTGGTTGTTAGAAGTCGGAGTCGGTCTTTGGAAATCCGTATTATTCAGGCGATTCAAGAGCAATGGCGTAAAGCATTTGGCATTCAAGTTGAGATTGAGCAGTCGGATTGGCCAGTGCACTTTACCACTATTTCAAAAGGAAATTTTCAAATCGGTGAAATGGCATGGTTTTCGTGGATTGCTGATCCCTTCTACATGTTAGAAACCTTTCGAAAACGCCACCTTTCCGCCAATATGTGTCGATGGGAGCATCCTCTGTATTATCAATACCTCGACAAAGCAGACTTCGAATTAGATCAGGTGAAAAGGAAGGAATTATTTAGGAATGCCGAAGCATTGCTCATGGAAGAGATGCCGATTATTCCCTTGTATTTCCATAATCTTACTTACCTTAAGAATCCAAAATTGCATGGTGTCTATGTTTCTCCGCTCAAAGAGATAGATCTGAAGTACGCGTACTTTTCCTCTAAGGAAGATTAG
- a CDS encoding IS630 transposase-related protein, whose amino-acid sequence MTYSLDFRKKVLSIRSKEKLSFAQVARRFGVSVNSVFLWSKRLEPRRTKIRPAIKIDREILMEDIKKYPDAFNYERAHRLNVSTSGIRCAMKRLRISYKKNSQPSQGLRNKKTNLSRKNRRI is encoded by the coding sequence ATGACATATTCGCTAGATTTTAGAAAAAAAGTTCTATCAATCCGAAGCAAAGAAAAATTAAGCTTTGCCCAAGTAGCAAGACGCTTTGGAGTAAGTGTAAATAGTGTGTTTCTCTGGTCTAAGAGGTTAGAGCCGAGGCGCACTAAAATCAGACCTGCAATAAAGATTGATAGAGAGATCTTGATGGAGGATATCAAGAAATACCCTGATGCCTTCAACTATGAACGAGCACATCGTCTCAACGTAAGCACTTCAGGCATTCGGTGTGCCATGAAGAGGTTAAGAATTAGCTATAAAAAAAACTCTCAACCATCCCAAGGCCTGCGAAACAAAAAGACAAATCTTTCAAGGAAAAATCGCAGAATATAA
- a CDS encoding metal ABC transporter permease encodes MASLSPISFITAIFTEPFLLMALLGAFGASIAGGIIGSYVVVKRIVFLSGSIAHSVIGGLGVALYIKRVYNVSWLEPIHGALIAAFLSAWLIGSVRLYYRQREDTVIAALWAFGMSVGVIMISLTPGYTNEITNYLFGNILWASHADLYMLFGLDAAVLGVTAIYHRRFLAVCFDENQAALQAQNVQLLYFLLLSLIALTVVLMIQVVGAILIIAFLSLPAAIANTFTHRLSKMMGIAIIIGGITSILGVSISFALNWPSGATIGLTATTIYLLNLLRKKG; translated from the coding sequence ATGGCTAGCCTTTCGCCCATAAGTTTTATTACCGCAATTTTTACCGAGCCTTTTTTGCTGATGGCCCTTTTAGGAGCGTTTGGAGCCTCTATTGCTGGGGGGATTATTGGGTCCTATGTGGTTGTTAAACGGATCGTATTTTTAAGCGGAAGCATTGCGCACTCTGTAATCGGAGGGCTTGGTGTAGCCCTTTATATTAAGCGAGTTTACAATGTTTCTTGGTTGGAACCCATCCATGGAGCTCTTATTGCCGCCTTTCTTTCAGCATGGCTCATAGGATCGGTGCGCCTCTATTATCGACAGAGAGAAGATACTGTAATTGCCGCCCTCTGGGCATTTGGAATGTCTGTTGGAGTCATCATGATTTCGCTAACACCAGGCTATACAAATGAGATTACAAACTATCTTTTTGGAAATATTCTATGGGCAAGCCATGCAGATCTCTACATGCTTTTTGGGCTCGATGCTGCTGTCTTGGGAGTCACAGCCATTTATCACCGCCGCTTTTTGGCGGTCTGCTTTGATGAGAATCAGGCTGCTCTGCAAGCCCAAAATGTCCAGCTACTTTACTTTCTCCTTCTCTCCTTAATCGCGCTAACTGTGGTCCTCATGATTCAGGTGGTAGGAGCCATTCTTATTATCGCCTTTCTCTCGCTCCCTGCAGCCATTGCAAATACCTTTACCCATCGTCTTTCAAAAATGATGGGCATTGCAATTATCATCGGAGGGATCACTTCGATTCTTGGCGTGTCGATTTCTTTTGCCTTGAACTGGCCATCAGGAGCTACAATTGGTCTCACAGCAACAACAATCTACTTGCTAAATTTACTGCGGAAAAAAGGCTAG
- the rplU gene encoding 50S ribosomal protein L21, with protein sequence MYAIIHTGGKQYRVEKGDVIEVELLGIESGAVEFNEIMLFNDGKTAHVGAPHVAKCLVKGEVIGDTKGPKVVSFKYKRRKNYRRKVGHRQKYSVVKITDIEAK encoded by the coding sequence ATGTATGCAATCATTCATACCGGCGGTAAACAGTACCGGGTTGAAAAAGGTGATGTAATCGAAGTCGAACTACTCGGAATTGAGAGCGGAGCTGTCGAATTCAATGAAATTATGCTTTTTAACGACGGGAAGACCGCCCATGTCGGCGCTCCTCACGTGGCAAAATGCCTAGTTAAGGGAGAAGTCATTGGAGATACTAAAGGCCCAAAAGTGGTTTCTTTCAAATATAAGCGTCGAAAGAACTACCGCCGTAAGGTAGGCCATAGACAAAAATATTCTGTTGTTAAAATCACCGATATCGAAGCGAAGTAA
- the rpmA gene encoding 50S ribosomal protein L27, giving the protein MSHKKGQGSSRNGRDSNAQRLGIKATHGEYVTAGSIIVRQRGTKWHPAKNVKRGKDDTLFSLIDGIVHFRSGKNTCVSVAPSQ; this is encoded by the coding sequence ATGTCACATAAGAAAGGTCAAGGATCAAGTAGAAACGGAAGAGATTCGAACGCACAGCGTCTTGGGATCAAAGCAACACACGGTGAATATGTCACTGCAGGAAGCATTATTGTCCGTCAACGTGGCACCAAGTGGCACCCTGCAAAAAATGTAAAGCGTGGAAAAGATGATACTCTCTTTTCTCTGATCGATGGAATTGTTCATTTCCGCAGTGGAAAGAATACTTGCGTTTCTGTCGCTCCCTCTCAGTAA
- the cgtA gene encoding Obg family GTPase CgtA — MFTDSVRLKLSAGKGGNGVIAWRREKYIPKGGPYGGNGGSGGCVIIKSDPQVYSLDQFRNKRLIHAENGGCGGTNNRQGKNGKDLVLKVPCGTLIHDSKTGGLLYDLTEPGEEFHLCQGGKGGKGNTFFKTPTNQAPAKCTPGHPGDVKSIEMELKLLADVGFMGFPNAGKSTLLSKLAAIEVKTGAYPFTTLKPNLSYMEFDDFSRIYLADIPGIIPDAHNNRGLGLSFLKHVERSSTLIYLIDISGEEGRDPFEDFLTLRKEGEEYSADILKKPFLVALNKVDKGNEEHLEAFKKKYPFPKDTLFEISALEEKGLQPFIGKIRSLAQANGKKYR, encoded by the coding sequence ATGTTTACGGATAGCGTAAGGCTAAAATTATCTGCGGGAAAGGGAGGCAATGGTGTTATCGCCTGGCGCCGCGAAAAATACATCCCAAAAGGTGGTCCTTATGGAGGCAATGGGGGATCTGGCGGCTGCGTTATTATCAAAAGCGATCCTCAAGTTTACTCCCTTGATCAATTCCGCAACAAACGCCTAATACATGCTGAAAATGGGGGGTGCGGTGGCACCAACAATCGCCAAGGCAAAAATGGCAAAGACCTCGTGTTGAAAGTTCCCTGTGGCACACTTATTCATGATAGCAAAACAGGCGGGCTTCTTTATGATCTAACCGAGCCGGGTGAAGAATTTCACTTATGCCAGGGCGGAAAGGGCGGAAAGGGAAACACCTTTTTCAAAACGCCCACGAATCAAGCCCCGGCAAAATGCACTCCGGGACATCCCGGAGATGTGAAAAGTATTGAGATGGAACTGAAGCTCCTTGCTGATGTCGGATTTATGGGATTCCCTAATGCAGGAAAATCTACCCTTCTATCAAAACTGGCAGCGATTGAAGTCAAAACTGGCGCTTACCCTTTTACGACGCTAAAACCTAACCTCAGCTATATGGAGTTTGATGATTTTTCGCGTATTTACTTAGCTGATATCCCAGGAATCATTCCTGATGCCCACAACAACCGAGGATTGGGCCTTTCTTTTCTTAAGCATGTGGAGCGCTCATCTACCTTGATCTATCTTATCGATATTTCTGGAGAAGAAGGACGTGATCCCTTCGAGGATTTTTTAACCCTTCGAAAAGAAGGGGAAGAATATTCCGCTGATATTCTAAAGAAACCTTTTTTAGTCGCCCTCAATAAAGTGGATAAGGGAAATGAAGAGCACCTTGAGGCCTTCAAAAAGAAATATCCTTTTCCCAAGGATACTCTATTCGAAATCTCTGCCCTTGAAGAAAAGGGGCTTCAACCATTCATCGGAAAAATACGCTCCCTTGCTCAGGCAAATGGAAAAAAATATCGTTGA
- a CDS encoding IS630 family transposase: protein MAEYKRLGKPIVYIDESGFAHDMPRTHGYSKIGQRCFGTHDWGAKGRTNAIGALLGTSLLTLALFECNINTDAFSIWAEEDLLPKLPSESILVMDNASFHKSKSMQEKIQAAGHTLEYLPPYSPDLNPIEHKWAQAKSKRRKYQCGIDELFKEYCL from the coding sequence ATCGCAGAATATAAACGTTTGGGAAAGCCAATTGTATATATTGATGAAAGCGGGTTTGCCCATGATATGCCCCGCACCCACGGTTACTCCAAAATAGGACAGCGATGTTTTGGCACTCATGATTGGGGAGCAAAAGGAAGAACAAATGCAATAGGGGCATTACTTGGAACAAGCCTCCTTACACTTGCGTTATTCGAGTGCAATATTAATACAGACGCCTTTTCCATTTGGGCAGAGGAGGACTTGCTACCGAAACTTCCCTCTGAAAGTATTCTGGTTATGGATAATGCTTCATTCCATAAAAGCAAATCTATGCAAGAGAAGATCCAGGCTGCAGGCCATACCTTGGAATATCTTCCTCCCTATTCCCCTGATCTAAACCCTATTGAACACAAGTGGGCACAGGCAAAGTCTAAGCGAAGAAAATATCAATGTGGAATAGACGAACTTTTCAAGGAGTACTGCCTATAA
- a CDS encoding transposase, with product MLEPLMEEWTSRNCRGRKLHPWRPVINSIFWVLSAGSPWWALPKGKNFAHRSTAHSWLGKMESKGFLEGVLVKLIEVAELIGGVEPDRLSIDGFFSSGRGGGEEVEHGYKGKGVTSHLLVDL from the coding sequence TTGTTAGAGCCTCTAATGGAAGAATGGACGAGCAGAAATTGTCGAGGAAGAAAACTTCATCCATGGAGACCTGTTATCAACTCAATTTTCTGGGTCTTAAGCGCAGGATCTCCCTGGTGGGCTCTGCCCAAAGGAAAGAATTTTGCTCATCGCTCAACGGCTCATAGCTGGCTTGGAAAAATGGAATCAAAGGGGTTTTTAGAGGGGGTTTTAGTCAAGCTTATTGAGGTCGCTGAGCTTATTGGAGGTGTTGAGCCAGATAGATTGAGCATTGATGGTTTTTTTTCCAGTGGAAGAGGCGGCGGAGAAGAAGTTGAGCACGGTTATAAGGGAAAAGGAGTCACATCCCATTTATTAGTTGATTTGTAA
- a CDS encoding ShlB/FhaC/HecB family hemolysin secretion/activation protein encodes MGKCVWTILFIPFVLFGTVKHSSFVDHDTASHPIQVNASAPPFKGLILLENKADLNPAGYHDVHGVMSYHVDLPGGTVELKQRVRIYYNQPLDKETITEIKKRVIQYYQNHDRPVVTISVPHQDISTGVLQLVITEGKLGKIYCKGNKWFKSDRLEEAIQLEPGGKIASDILNQNLYWLNKNPFRHIDGIYTPGEEEGTTDVELICSDRFPLRIYAGIDNTGNDVTGNNRLFTGFNWGNVFWSDQRLSYQFVSSSDFKRYWAHTAFYEVPLPWQHMLNIYGGYSHVDADFAVPDIEGSMFHTHGFSVQGSLRYDIPLKPYKNFLHEITWGFDFKRTNNNLDLGGVPIISENNVNLTQLMLGYNMGFESPPLSISLEIEGFWSPRKWISDQTNADYESLRPFAKNQYVYTRTALTFIWRFYKDWSIHNYFRGQLANINLLPSEEYGIGGYNTVRGYKERIVNGDAAFIWNLEFRTPPVSILNALAGWKKFHDEIQFLVFYDYGLSGVKQTAPSQDKTTYLMSFGPGVRYNIIPYLTFRADWGFQLHNLHLGGPYQRLHFALIVGY; translated from the coding sequence ATGGGAAAATGCGTTTGGACAATTTTATTCATTCCTTTTGTTTTATTTGGAACAGTCAAACACTCTTCCTTTGTCGATCATGATACCGCCTCTCACCCAATACAAGTCAATGCTTCTGCTCCCCCCTTTAAGGGCCTCATTCTTTTAGAAAATAAAGCCGATCTTAACCCCGCAGGATATCACGATGTCCACGGAGTCATGAGCTACCATGTCGATTTACCTGGAGGAACTGTCGAATTAAAACAAAGGGTCCGCATCTACTACAACCAACCTCTCGATAAAGAAACCATTACCGAAATCAAAAAGCGTGTCATCCAATACTACCAAAATCATGACCGCCCAGTTGTTACTATTTCAGTCCCCCATCAAGATATTTCCACGGGAGTTTTGCAACTGGTTATCACAGAAGGAAAGCTCGGAAAAATCTATTGCAAAGGCAATAAATGGTTCAAAAGCGATCGTCTTGAAGAAGCGATTCAACTAGAGCCAGGCGGAAAAATTGCCTCAGATATCTTAAATCAAAACCTCTACTGGCTTAACAAAAACCCTTTTCGGCATATCGATGGCATATACACTCCAGGAGAAGAGGAAGGAACCACTGATGTCGAGCTCATTTGTTCTGATCGCTTCCCTTTGCGTATCTATGCAGGAATCGATAACACTGGTAATGATGTTACAGGCAACAACCGCCTCTTTACAGGGTTTAACTGGGGGAACGTCTTTTGGAGTGACCAACGCCTTTCTTACCAGTTTGTCTCCTCCTCCGATTTTAAACGGTACTGGGCCCATACAGCTTTTTATGAAGTTCCCCTTCCCTGGCAACATATGCTCAATATTTATGGTGGCTACTCCCACGTCGATGCAGACTTTGCCGTTCCAGACATTGAAGGAAGCATGTTCCATACTCATGGGTTCTCCGTTCAAGGTTCTTTGAGATATGATATTCCACTAAAACCCTACAAAAACTTCCTGCATGAAATCACTTGGGGATTTGATTTCAAACGGACCAACAACAACCTTGACCTCGGCGGCGTTCCAATTATTTCTGAGAATAATGTGAATCTGACACAACTCATGCTCGGATACAACATGGGCTTTGAAAGCCCTCCCCTCTCCATCTCTTTGGAAATCGAGGGGTTTTGGTCTCCAAGAAAATGGATTTCAGATCAAACCAATGCCGACTACGAGTCGCTCCGCCCCTTTGCAAAAAATCAATATGTCTACACACGAACAGCACTCACCTTCATCTGGCGCTTTTATAAAGACTGGTCTATCCACAACTATTTCCGTGGACAACTTGCAAACATCAACCTCCTTCCTTCAGAAGAATATGGTATTGGTGGCTATAACACTGTCCGCGGATACAAGGAAAGAATCGTCAATGGTGACGCCGCTTTTATCTGGAACCTTGAATTCCGTACTCCGCCGGTTAGTATCCTTAACGCTCTTGCCGGATGGAAAAAATTCCATGATGAGATTCAATTCTTAGTTTTCTACGACTATGGCCTATCTGGAGTCAAACAGACCGCTCCTTCTCAAGACAAAACTACATATCTCATGAGCTTCGGCCCCGGTGTTCGCTATAATATCATCCCCTATCTTACTTTCCGAGCAGACTGGGGTTTCCAGCTTCACAACCTTCACCTCGGAGGTCCCTACCAACGCCTACACTTCGCACTCATTGTCGGTTATTAA
- a CDS encoding metal ABC transporter ATP-binding protein encodes MSAIIFNQLSFSYDSIDVLKKVSFKVNKGEYVGIVGPNGGGKTTAIKLMLGFLVPNNGSVKVLGGSPVLARTKIGYVPQINAYDKDFPISVMEVVLTGSLAKLNWRGKFPKGERERAKKLLTEVGLQGFENRPFGSLSGGQAQKVLIIRALMCNPDILLLDEPTANVDAKSEEAIFAYLKGLQGKKTILIVTHNFDAIIQNVERVLCFQHEVSSMLPKDVCAHFAIGMYHKPGGHSHG; translated from the coding sequence ATGAGTGCGATCATCTTTAATCAACTCTCCTTCTCTTATGACTCTATTGACGTCCTCAAAAAAGTCTCTTTTAAGGTAAATAAAGGTGAGTACGTTGGAATCGTTGGACCAAATGGCGGGGGAAAAACGACAGCTATTAAACTGATGTTAGGATTTCTTGTGCCAAACAACGGAAGCGTTAAAGTTTTGGGAGGATCTCCCGTTTTAGCCCGAACGAAGATTGGATATGTCCCCCAAATAAATGCTTACGATAAGGATTTTCCCATCTCAGTGATGGAGGTTGTTTTGACAGGAAGCTTGGCAAAACTAAATTGGAGAGGAAAATTCCCGAAGGGAGAGCGAGAGAGGGCAAAGAAACTCCTCACCGAGGTGGGCCTTCAAGGCTTTGAAAACCGCCCTTTCGGCTCTCTTTCTGGAGGGCAAGCACAAAAAGTCTTGATCATTCGAGCGCTTATGTGCAATCCAGATATTCTTTTATTAGATGAGCCGACCGCAAATGTGGATGCAAAATCTGAGGAAGCGATTTTTGCTTACTTAAAAGGTCTACAGGGAAAAAAAACCATTCTGATTGTCACTCACAACTTTGATGCAATTATTCAAAACGTTGAGCGCGTGCTTTGCTTTCAGCATGAGGTATCCTCCATGCTTCCAAAGGACGTCTGTGCACACTTTGCTATAGGAATGTATCACAAACCAGGAGGGCATAGCCATGGCTAG